In Brevibacillus brevis, a genomic segment contains:
- the moaC gene encoding cyclic pyranopterin monophosphate synthase MoaC, with the protein MSDQLTHFNEQNRARMVDVSEKDITKREAVAQSKVAMKPETLARIREGRIEKGDVLAVAQVAGVMAAKKTWEIIPMCHPLPLTGIDIRFSFQGDDTVEIEATVKTTGKTGVEMEALTAASAAALTIYDMCKAMDKGMVIGPTSLLLKTGGKSGDYRRGEN; encoded by the coding sequence ATGAGCGATCAGTTGACACACTTCAATGAACAAAACCGTGCCCGCATGGTCGACGTGTCGGAAAAGGACATCACCAAGCGAGAAGCGGTAGCCCAAAGCAAGGTTGCGATGAAGCCGGAAACGCTGGCGCGGATTCGCGAAGGACGCATCGAAAAAGGCGACGTGCTGGCGGTTGCCCAGGTCGCAGGGGTGATGGCGGCCAAAAAGACATGGGAGATCATCCCGATGTGCCACCCGCTGCCGCTGACCGGGATCGATATCCGCTTTTCGTTTCAGGGCGACGATACGGTCGAGATCGAAGCGACCGTGAAAACGACCGGGAAGACCGGTGTGGAGATGGAAGCGCTGACGGCTGCAAGCGCTGCGGCCCTGACCATCTACGATATGTGCAAAGCGATGGACAAGGGAATGGTAATCGGACCTACAAGCCTTCTATTAAAGACAGGCGGGAAAAGCGGGGATTATCGGCGGGGAGAGAACTAA
- a CDS encoding family 1 encapsulin nanocompartment shell protein gives MDKLRKYPDSPLTQEEWAQLDATIVEMARRQLVGRRFIDIYGPLGEGIQTITNDVYEESRFGGLSLRGESLEMTQPSRRVSMTIPILYKDFMLYWRDVAQARTLGMPLDMGAAANAASAGALMEDDLIFNGAAEFDLPGLMNVKGRLTHLKSDWMESGNAFADIVEARNKLLKMGHSGPYALVVSPELYALLHRVHKGTNVLEIEHVRNLVTDGVFQSPTIKGRSGVLVATGRHNLDLAIAEDFDSAFLGDEQMNSLFRVYECVVLRIKRPSAICTLEETEE, from the coding sequence ATGGACAAGCTTCGCAAATATCCGGATTCGCCCTTGACCCAGGAGGAATGGGCCCAACTGGACGCCACAATCGTCGAAATGGCCCGCCGCCAGCTGGTCGGCCGCCGCTTCATCGATATTTACGGACCGCTGGGTGAGGGCATTCAGACCATCACCAACGACGTGTACGAGGAATCCCGCTTCGGGGGTCTGAGCCTGCGCGGAGAATCGCTGGAAATGACCCAGCCGAGCCGCCGCGTCAGCATGACCATCCCGATCCTGTACAAAGACTTCATGCTCTACTGGCGCGATGTGGCACAGGCTCGCACCCTCGGCATGCCGCTCGACATGGGCGCTGCGGCCAATGCGGCTTCGGCCGGCGCTCTGATGGAAGACGATCTGATCTTCAACGGCGCAGCCGAATTCGATTTGCCCGGCCTGATGAACGTGAAAGGCCGCCTCACTCACCTCAAGAGCGACTGGATGGAGTCGGGCAACGCGTTTGCCGACATCGTGGAAGCCCGCAACAAGCTGCTGAAAATGGGCCACAGCGGTCCTTACGCCCTGGTTGTATCCCCTGAGCTGTACGCCCTGCTGCATCGCGTGCACAAAGGAACGAACGTGCTGGAGATCGAGCACGTGCGCAATCTCGTCACGGATGGCGTCTTCCAATCGCCGACCATCAAAGGGCGCTCCGGTGTCCTCGTGGCTACCGGCCGACACAATCTCGACCTGGCGATCGCCGAAGACTTCGACTCGGCTTTCCTCGGCGACGAGCAAATGAACAGCCTGTTCCGCGTGTACGAGTGCGTCGTCCTGCGCATCAAGCGCCCGAGCGCGATTTGCACACTGGAAGAAACCGAAGAATAA
- a CDS encoding molybdenum cofactor biosynthesis protein MoaE encodes MTLTILLFAGLAERANEREIQLTLPEQASVRDLLDAAGHQYPALAPLLGSCFVSINHEYAPLDRIVVPGDEIALLPPVSGGEDPRFSITEEPLSADRLVRLVSNPHAGAILTFVGTVREFTHGQRTVSLSYEAYAPMAVQKMKQISAEIEERWPGAQVAMQHRVGHLQIEEIAVVVAVATAHRNESFEAGRYAIERLKQIVPIWKKELWEDGSEWKGHQQGPWNPLATYDEGVES; translated from the coding sequence ATGACACTCACGATCTTGTTGTTCGCCGGCCTGGCCGAGCGGGCCAATGAACGGGAAATTCAATTGACGCTGCCAGAGCAGGCCAGCGTTCGCGATCTGCTGGATGCAGCGGGGCACCAGTACCCTGCTCTCGCCCCTTTGCTCGGCAGCTGCTTCGTATCCATCAATCACGAGTACGCGCCCCTCGACCGAATCGTAGTCCCCGGGGACGAAATCGCCTTGCTTCCGCCCGTCAGCGGAGGGGAAGATCCTCGTTTTTCCATTACCGAAGAGCCGCTCAGCGCGGACAGGCTCGTCCGACTGGTAAGCAATCCCCACGCCGGCGCCATTCTGACCTTTGTCGGAACCGTCCGCGAATTTACGCATGGGCAGCGTACCGTTTCCCTTTCCTATGAGGCGTACGCGCCGATGGCCGTCCAAAAAATGAAGCAAATCTCTGCCGAAATCGAAGAGCGCTGGCCCGGCGCCCAGGTCGCCATGCAGCACCGCGTCGGCCACCTTCAGATAGAAGAGATCGCCGTCGTCGTAGCTGTCGCGACGGCTCATCGGAACGAGTCGTTCGAGGCCGGCCGCTACGCGATTGAGCGTCTCAAGCAAATCGTCCCCATCTGGAAGAAAGAGCTGTGGGAAGACGGAAGCGAGTGGAAAGGCCATCAGCAAGGGCCGTGGAATCCGCTCGCGACCTATGACGAAGGAGTGGAATCATAA
- a CDS encoding ThiF family adenylyltransferase, which translates to MNTRYSRQILFAPIGPSGQEKLRHSRVAIVGMGALGTVLSNHMVRAGVGFVRLIDRDFVEPSNLQRQMLYDESDASEHLPKAIAAHAKLSKINSEVEIEPVVADLTAYNAEELLTGVDLVLDATDNFQVRYLVNDVCVKHGIPWVYGGAVSATGTFTAIRPGETPCLRCLFPEAPNPGEMPTCDTAGVIGPIIHIVASYQATEAFKLLVGATDALNPNLEHFEIWQNRHQQIKVSGGKRADCPCCGQREFAFLQPETQDGQAVSLCGRDTVQISPAAKATLDLDALAERLAPLGEIERNKFLLRFRVDPHTLVVFPDGRVLVQGTDDITQARSLHAKYIGA; encoded by the coding sequence GTGAATACACGCTATTCCCGCCAGATCCTGTTTGCTCCCATCGGGCCGAGCGGACAGGAAAAGCTTCGGCACAGCCGAGTCGCCATCGTCGGGATGGGAGCGCTCGGCACGGTTCTCTCCAACCATATGGTCCGGGCAGGAGTAGGCTTCGTCCGGCTGATCGACCGGGATTTCGTGGAGCCGAGCAACCTTCAGCGGCAAATGCTCTACGACGAATCCGACGCTTCCGAGCATCTACCGAAAGCGATCGCGGCACATGCCAAGCTGTCCAAGATCAATTCCGAAGTCGAGATCGAGCCGGTCGTCGCCGACTTGACCGCCTACAACGCCGAGGAGCTGCTCACAGGAGTCGATCTCGTCCTCGATGCTACGGACAATTTTCAAGTCCGCTACCTGGTAAATGACGTCTGTGTCAAGCACGGCATCCCGTGGGTATACGGAGGGGCGGTGAGCGCCACCGGGACTTTCACCGCGATTCGCCCGGGGGAAACGCCGTGTCTGCGCTGCCTGTTTCCCGAAGCCCCAAATCCCGGCGAGATGCCGACGTGCGATACGGCTGGAGTCATCGGCCCCATCATTCACATCGTCGCATCGTATCAGGCTACAGAAGCGTTCAAGCTGCTCGTAGGCGCGACCGATGCGCTCAATCCGAATCTGGAGCACTTCGAGATCTGGCAAAACCGCCATCAGCAGATCAAGGTGTCCGGCGGCAAGCGTGCGGACTGCCCTTGCTGCGGACAGCGCGAATTTGCCTTTTTGCAGCCGGAAACACAGGATGGACAGGCCGTCTCGCTGTGTGGCCGGGATACCGTGCAGATTTCCCCTGCCGCTAAAGCGACTCTCGACCTGGACGCCCTCGCCGAGCGGCTTGCTCCCCTTGGGGAAATTGAACGCAACAAGTTTTTGCTGCGCTTCCGCGTCGATCCGCATACGCTGGTCGTCTTCCCGGATGGCCGGGTGCTTGTCCAGGGAACGGATGACATCACGCAGGCGCGCAGCCTTCATGCCAAATACATCGGAGCGTAG
- a CDS encoding PLP-dependent aminotransferase family protein: MEYSFSKSVEALSSSAVREILKLTQGNQVLSLAGGLPAEDSFPIAEMREAFDRSFDLGAKSLQYGLTDGYLPLREWVASRMKQKLMNVGVDNMLLTTGSQQAVDLLCRVYLDEGDVVLVENPTYLAAVQLFQFRGIRAIPVDGDAEGMDLDDLAAKIKQYRPKMAYVIPTFANPTGKVWSVERRLGLLRQCKENNILILEDDPYGEIQFDGEAPYRSIFSLDEHPTDSCVVYTSTFSKIVAPGLRTGWAIGDSRVIQMMVKAKQAVDLQSSTIDQIALHQLLSRFDLQSHIEKIRTSYKERMEWMHELMTQQQWEGVTWEKPRGGMFLWVNLPEHVDSEKLLALSVKEGVAFVPGKPFYAAEQKVNTMRLNYTLLNREDTQLAISRLSKALAAYSQNEVAATK, encoded by the coding sequence ATGGAGTATTCCTTTTCAAAATCAGTAGAAGCACTGTCCTCTTCGGCAGTCCGGGAAATCCTCAAGCTGACGCAGGGCAACCAGGTGCTCTCGCTTGCAGGGGGATTGCCAGCCGAGGATTCATTCCCCATCGCAGAAATGCGCGAAGCTTTTGATCGTTCGTTCGATCTGGGTGCCAAATCGCTGCAATACGGCTTGACGGATGGGTACCTGCCTCTTCGCGAGTGGGTTGCCTCCCGCATGAAACAGAAACTGATGAATGTTGGCGTGGACAATATGCTGCTGACCACCGGCTCCCAGCAGGCCGTCGACTTGCTATGCCGAGTCTATCTGGACGAAGGCGACGTCGTGCTGGTAGAAAATCCTACGTACTTGGCTGCGGTCCAACTGTTCCAGTTTCGAGGGATTCGCGCCATTCCGGTGGATGGAGACGCTGAGGGTATGGATCTTGACGATCTGGCCGCGAAAATCAAGCAGTACCGTCCGAAAATGGCGTACGTGATCCCCACCTTCGCAAACCCGACCGGAAAAGTATGGTCGGTGGAACGCCGCCTCGGCCTGCTTCGTCAATGCAAGGAAAACAACATCCTGATCCTGGAGGACGATCCGTACGGCGAGATCCAGTTCGACGGAGAGGCTCCATACCGTTCGATTTTCTCGCTCGATGAGCATCCGACCGATTCCTGTGTCGTCTACACGAGCACGTTTTCCAAGATTGTGGCGCCTGGACTCCGCACAGGATGGGCAATCGGAGACTCTCGTGTCATCCAGATGATGGTCAAAGCGAAACAAGCCGTCGACCTGCAGTCCAGCACCATCGACCAGATCGCCCTGCATCAGCTGTTGTCCCGCTTTGATCTGCAAAGCCACATCGAAAAGATCCGCACTTCCTACAAGGAACGGATGGAGTGGATGCACGAGCTGATGACCCAGCAGCAATGGGAAGGCGTGACATGGGAAAAACCGCGCGGCGGCATGTTCCTCTGGGTAAATCTGCCGGAGCATGTGGATTCGGAAAAACTGCTGGCCCTTTCGGTAAAAGAAGGGGTGGCCTTCGTACCGGGCAAACCGTTCTATGCGGCGGAGCAGAAAGTAAACACGATGCGGTTGAACTACACGCTGCTCAATCGCGAAGATACACAGCTGGCCATTTCCCGGTTGAGCAAAGCATTGGCCGCCTACAGCCAAAACGAAGTTGCCGCCACAAAATAA
- a CDS encoding pyridoxal phosphate-dependent aminotransferase, whose translation MRIQPSDMIDRLPTQFFATLVAKVNKVIAAGHDVINLGQGNPDLPTPAHIVEELQAAAALPLHHKYPPFSGRLELKQAVAHWYKQEFDVDLDPEEEVAILFGSKTGLVEICQVLMNKGDVALVPDPGYPDYWSGVAVVDGRMVMMPLRAENQFLPDYGRLDQADLERAKLMFLNYPNNPTAVNAPFEFYEDTVRFARKHEIVVCHDFAYGAISYDGKKPVSFMQVPGAKEVGVEFYTLSKTYNMAGWRVGAMVGNRELVRLINLIQDHYFVSLFGAVQMAAAKAMTDSQKCVRELVSVYEGRRNALFSNLHRIGWKAQPSQGSFFAWLPVPSGFTSVEFSDLLLEKAHVVVAPGNGFGPTGEGYVRAALLSDEQRLAEAVRRIEQLGIFTKA comes from the coding sequence ATGCGTATCCAACCATCCGACATGATTGATCGGCTCCCGACACAGTTTTTTGCCACGCTGGTAGCGAAAGTGAATAAAGTTATCGCTGCAGGCCACGATGTCATCAACCTCGGCCAAGGCAATCCCGATTTGCCGACGCCGGCTCACATTGTAGAAGAATTGCAGGCAGCCGCCGCACTGCCTCTGCATCACAAATATCCGCCGTTCAGCGGACGTCTGGAGCTGAAACAGGCCGTCGCTCACTGGTACAAGCAAGAGTTTGACGTGGATCTCGATCCGGAGGAAGAAGTGGCGATCCTGTTCGGCAGCAAAACGGGACTGGTGGAAATTTGCCAGGTCCTGATGAACAAGGGAGACGTGGCACTGGTGCCGGATCCGGGCTATCCCGACTACTGGTCCGGTGTAGCCGTCGTGGACGGCCGGATGGTCATGATGCCGCTTCGGGCGGAAAATCAATTTTTGCCTGATTACGGCAGGCTCGACCAAGCGGATCTGGAGCGCGCCAAGCTGATGTTTCTCAACTACCCGAACAACCCTACGGCCGTCAACGCGCCGTTTGAATTTTACGAGGATACCGTACGCTTCGCCCGCAAGCACGAGATCGTCGTCTGCCACGACTTCGCCTACGGAGCGATCAGCTACGACGGCAAGAAGCCTGTCAGCTTCATGCAGGTACCCGGGGCGAAAGAAGTAGGAGTCGAGTTTTATACATTGTCGAAGACGTACAACATGGCTGGCTGGCGCGTAGGCGCAATGGTCGGGAACCGCGAGCTGGTGCGGCTGATCAACCTGATTCAGGATCATTACTTCGTCAGTCTGTTCGGAGCCGTGCAAATGGCTGCGGCGAAAGCGATGACCGATTCTCAGAAGTGTGTCCGCGAGCTCGTCTCCGTGTATGAAGGACGCCGCAACGCGCTGTTCTCCAACCTGCACCGCATCGGCTGGAAAGCGCAGCCATCACAGGGCTCGTTCTTCGCCTGGCTGCCCGTGCCGAGCGGGTTTACCTCGGTGGAGTTTTCCGATCTGCTGCTGGAAAAAGCGCACGTCGTGGTCGCGCCGGGGAATGGTTTCGGCCCTACCGGTGAAGGCTACGTCCGAGCCGCCCTGCTGTCGGATGAACAACGGCTGGCGGAAGCCGTCCGCCGCATTGAACAGCTCGGAATATTCACGAAAGCATAA
- a CDS encoding DMT family transporter codes for MSRSLFLVLTLLSLIWGGSFFFFKILLHDFGPWTIAFLRSALGLITIVLVMALLKKPIGFRQIAWFPMARMALINTAIPWALIGFSETRVTSTMASVLNATTPLWTVLIGILFFKAASSRMQWMGMFIAFVGIILLLDVNPVSFVSVDTLGFLCMMAATCCYAIGGQLSKRLPGDLSMFQVTFGTLLSSMIGSGVIAFASESASFSSFASPDILAALAGIGVLGSGVAYILFYYLVQKGGPEIASLVTYLIPVTAFVWGYVFLNEEITWNLLAGMVLIVGGVFLTGKKARRKTEQFPQTT; via the coding sequence GTGTCACGGTCACTGTTTCTCGTATTGACGCTGCTTAGCCTCATCTGGGGAGGATCGTTTTTCTTTTTCAAGATCCTGCTTCACGACTTCGGTCCGTGGACGATTGCCTTTTTGCGCTCGGCTCTCGGTCTGATCACGATCGTGCTGGTAATGGCCCTTTTGAAAAAGCCGATTGGCTTTAGACAAATCGCCTGGTTCCCGATGGCCCGGATGGCGCTGATCAACACGGCGATCCCCTGGGCGCTCATCGGATTTTCCGAGACGAGAGTGACGAGCACGATGGCTTCGGTGCTCAATGCCACGACGCCGCTTTGGACCGTGCTGATCGGGATCCTGTTTTTCAAGGCGGCTTCGAGCCGGATGCAATGGATGGGGATGTTCATCGCCTTCGTCGGAATCATCCTTTTGCTCGATGTGAATCCCGTGTCCTTTGTCTCCGTCGATACCCTCGGGTTCCTTTGCATGATGGCGGCGACGTGCTGTTACGCGATCGGAGGACAGCTCTCCAAGCGATTGCCCGGGGACTTGTCGATGTTCCAGGTCACGTTTGGCACTTTGCTCAGCAGTATGATTGGCAGCGGAGTGATTGCTTTCGCCAGCGAATCGGCTTCCTTCTCGTCCTTTGCATCCCCCGACATTCTCGCCGCATTGGCAGGCATCGGGGTGCTCGGATCCGGTGTCGCATACATCCTGTTTTATTACCTGGTGCAAAAAGGCGGACCTGAGATCGCTTCGCTGGTCACCTATTTGATCCCGGTCACCGCGTTTGTCTGGGGGTATGTCTTCCTGAATGAGGAGATCACCTGGAATTTGCTGGCGGGGATGGTTCTCATCGTCGGCGGCGTGTTTTTGACAGGGAAGAAGGCGAGGCGGAAAACGGAGCAATTTCCGCAAACAACTTGA
- a CDS encoding MFS transporter, protein MNQAWKSYPSGIRMLAVATILFSTGMACIWPLVTIYIHDYLGKPLTVAGLLLLLNQGAFLIGSLAGGMLFDRWGKMKTIVLSSIGIILISTCLGFATDFTVYTVLLLLNGLFYGTLSPVMNALAVVMWPDGGRKALNLVYVAQNAGVAAGSALGGLLASISFSWTFFGNALAQVVVFLMFIVLLPRHLKAIGQTAAQSTRQNEAPVANPAVPTSPRKVVWGALVLLCAGLLISWIVYVQWTTVLSTYMQSLGITLRQYSLLWTLNGALILFGQPLISWVIKHFARTLRTQMLLGTYVFALSMLILSQTTAYAGFVVAMFVMTIGEMLVWPAVPTVAAQFTPEGQEGFIQGLVSGTGSAGRMLGPLLGAFIFQTFQAQGLLYIMAGLSLLSVGFFVLQSSLQRRSERSVIATPIEK, encoded by the coding sequence ATGAATCAGGCATGGAAATCCTATCCGAGCGGCATCCGCATGCTGGCGGTTGCCACGATCCTCTTTTCGACCGGGATGGCCTGTATCTGGCCGCTCGTCACGATCTACATTCACGATTACTTGGGCAAGCCTCTGACGGTAGCCGGACTCCTGCTTTTATTGAATCAGGGAGCGTTTCTCATCGGCAGTTTGGCAGGCGGCATGCTCTTTGACCGTTGGGGAAAGATGAAGACCATCGTACTTTCTTCAATCGGAATCATTCTCATTTCTACTTGTCTCGGCTTTGCCACCGATTTCACGGTATACACCGTACTGCTGCTTTTGAACGGACTGTTTTATGGAACACTGTCTCCGGTCATGAACGCGCTCGCGGTCGTCATGTGGCCGGACGGAGGGCGAAAAGCTCTCAACCTCGTGTACGTCGCTCAAAACGCGGGCGTGGCCGCAGGTTCCGCCTTGGGAGGACTTTTGGCCAGCATCTCGTTTTCCTGGACGTTTTTCGGCAATGCACTCGCTCAGGTCGTGGTGTTTCTTATGTTTATCGTGCTGCTGCCCCGCCATTTAAAAGCGATCGGACAGACGGCTGCACAGTCGACCAGACAGAATGAAGCGCCTGTTGCGAATCCGGCGGTGCCGACTTCGCCGAGGAAGGTCGTCTGGGGAGCCCTCGTGCTGCTGTGCGCAGGGCTGTTGATCAGTTGGATCGTATACGTACAATGGACGACGGTTCTGTCGACCTATATGCAGTCGCTCGGAATCACCTTGCGTCAGTACAGTCTTCTCTGGACCTTGAATGGCGCCCTGATCCTGTTTGGTCAGCCGCTGATCTCCTGGGTGATCAAGCACTTCGCCCGGACACTGCGCACCCAAATGCTTCTCGGAACCTATGTATTCGCCTTGTCCATGCTGATCTTGTCCCAGACGACGGCATACGCCGGGTTCGTGGTTGCGATGTTCGTGATGACCATCGGTGAGATGCTCGTCTGGCCAGCCGTGCCGACAGTTGCGGCCCAGTTTACTCCGGAGGGTCAGGAAGGCTTTATCCAAGGGCTGGTTTCCGGCACAGGATCTGCCGGACGCATGCTTGGGCCACTGCTCGGCGCTTTCATCTTCCAGACGTTTCAGGCCCAAGGGCTGCTTTACATCATGGCAGGTCTTTCCCTGTTGTCCGTCGGCTTTTTCGTCCTGCAAAGCTCCTTGCAGCGCCGAAGCGAACGCAGTGTGATTGCGACTCCCATTGAAAAATAA